The Ensifer adhaerens genome contains a region encoding:
- a CDS encoding FAD-binding oxidoreductase translates to MIDQLHIDALTDILGDKGVVTRPEDLEAYETGARYDRGRTPLVLRPATTEEVSAAVAYCVTNGIALIPQSGNTGLVSGSTPDQSGDEAILSLDRLAKRFELDLDNRSVRLDAGFRLSDLNRRLEEHGLFFPIDLGADPRIGGMIATNTGGSRFLKYGDVRRNTLGLKVVLADADGTVLDLQCDLRKNNTGVDWKQIFVGTSGAFGIVTECVLNLERLPQQTATALLVPASGAHVMPLLRAMEERLGAYLSAFEGMSSNAVKAAFAHVPSLKNPFQAGQVPDYVILAEISRTWAPREGEQSLDAVLETALAEIWEMEEAPLADAFVGPPHEIWALRHALSEGVKHLGKLIAFDVSFRRGDIMAFCDHMKAEMPSKFPDVTVCDFGHIGDGGVHFNLVVPKNSDLLKDETFEPRLREWVFAVAVEEYHGSFSAEHAIGRRNQAYYDFYTPDKLKDMAAGLKTLTSPGKLGSVRFG, encoded by the coding sequence ATGATCGACCAACTGCACATCGACGCGCTCACCGACATCCTTGGAGACAAGGGTGTCGTCACGCGTCCGGAAGACCTGGAAGCCTACGAGACCGGCGCGCGCTATGATCGCGGCCGGACGCCGCTCGTGCTGCGGCCGGCGACGACCGAAGAGGTTTCCGCCGCTGTCGCCTATTGCGTCACCAACGGCATCGCGCTGATCCCGCAGTCCGGCAACACCGGCCTCGTCTCCGGCTCGACGCCGGATCAGTCGGGCGACGAAGCCATCCTCAGCCTCGACCGGCTGGCAAAACGCTTCGAACTCGACCTCGACAACCGCTCGGTTCGGCTCGACGCCGGCTTCCGGCTGTCCGATCTCAACCGGCGGCTGGAAGAGCACGGCCTGTTCTTCCCGATCGATCTCGGCGCCGACCCGCGCATCGGCGGCATGATCGCCACCAATACCGGCGGCTCACGCTTCCTAAAATACGGCGACGTGCGCCGAAACACGCTCGGCCTCAAGGTGGTGCTGGCCGACGCGGACGGCACCGTGCTCGACCTGCAATGCGACTTGCGCAAGAACAACACCGGCGTTGACTGGAAGCAGATCTTCGTCGGCACCTCGGGCGCCTTCGGCATCGTCACCGAATGCGTGCTCAACCTCGAGCGCCTGCCGCAGCAGACGGCAACGGCACTGCTGGTTCCGGCGAGCGGCGCCCATGTGATGCCGCTGCTGCGCGCCATGGAAGAACGCCTCGGCGCCTACCTTTCGGCCTTCGAGGGCATGTCGAGCAATGCCGTCAAGGCAGCCTTTGCCCACGTGCCGTCGCTGAAAAACCCGTTCCAGGCTGGCCAAGTCCCCGACTACGTCATTCTCGCCGAGATCAGCCGCACCTGGGCACCGCGCGAAGGCGAACAGTCGCTCGACGCCGTGCTGGAAACGGCGCTGGCCGAAATCTGGGAGATGGAGGAGGCACCGCTCGCCGACGCCTTCGTCGGTCCGCCGCACGAAATCTGGGCGCTACGCCACGCGCTGTCTGAGGGCGTCAAGCACCTGGGCAAGCTGATCGCCTTCGATGTCTCCTTCCGCCGGGGTGACATCATGGCCTTCTGCGACCATATGAAGGCCGAAATGCCCTCGAAATTCCCCGACGTGACCGTCTGCGATTTCGGCCATATCGGCGACGGCGGCGTGCACTTCAACCTCGTCGTGCCGAAGAACAGCGATCTTCTCAAGGACGAGACTTTCGAACCCCGGCTACGCGAATGGGTTTTCGCCGTCGCCGTCGAGGAATATCACGGCAGCTTCAGCGCGGAACATGCGATCGGCCGCCGCAATCAGGCCTATTACGACTTTTATACACCAGACAAACTCAAGGACATGGCCGCGGGCCTGAAGACGCTGACCTCGCCGGGAAAGCTCGGCAGTGTGCGTTTCGGATAG
- a CDS encoding glycerate kinase type-2 family protein, protein MIDARLFLTRLFEEAVRAADPYEAIKAHLPAPPKGRTVVVGAGKAASQMAAAFEKLWKHPFSGTVVARHGPIEQCETITVLQSAHPVPDEAGLAASDALLKAVAGLTADDLVIALISGGGSALLPAPPEGLTLADEIAVNKALLASGAPISAMNVVRKHVSRIKGGRLAAAAFPARVVSLVVSDVPGDNPAFVASGPTVPDRSMAAEALEIVARYRMELPDQVVTHLRSEAAAAPDPDNPRFAAHECHVVASASVSLEAAAAKARELGIEAHILSDAIEGEARDIGRMHAALAREVALRDRPFGKPVVLLSGGETTVTISGKDYGKGGRNSEFLLSLALDIDGVSGIDALAADTDGIDGSEDNAGAFANGQSIARMRAAGIDPRLHLTRHDAWSAFDVSGDLFVPGPTGTNVNDFRALLIR, encoded by the coding sequence ATGATCGATGCGCGCCTCTTCCTGACCCGGCTTTTCGAGGAAGCCGTTCGAGCCGCCGATCCTTATGAGGCGATCAAGGCGCATCTGCCCGCCCCGCCGAAAGGGCGGACGGTGGTCGTCGGCGCGGGCAAGGCGGCAAGCCAGATGGCCGCCGCCTTCGAGAAGCTCTGGAAGCATCCCTTCTCCGGAACGGTCGTCGCCCGTCATGGACCGATCGAACAGTGTGAGACGATCACTGTGCTGCAGTCGGCTCATCCGGTGCCGGATGAGGCGGGGCTTGCTGCCTCGGATGCCTTGCTGAAGGCCGTGGCCGGTTTGACGGCGGACGATCTGGTCATCGCGCTGATTTCCGGTGGCGGCTCGGCCCTGCTCCCGGCGCCGCCTGAGGGTTTGACGCTCGCCGACGAGATCGCCGTCAACAAGGCGCTGCTTGCCTCCGGCGCGCCGATCTCGGCTATGAACGTCGTTCGCAAGCACGTGTCGCGGATAAAGGGCGGGCGGCTCGCTGCAGCCGCCTTTCCGGCGCGTGTCGTTAGTCTGGTCGTTTCGGACGTACCCGGCGACAACCCGGCCTTCGTCGCTTCGGGGCCGACCGTTCCGGATCGCAGCATGGCGGCCGAGGCGCTGGAGATCGTTGCCCGCTATCGCATGGAACTTCCCGACCAAGTGGTGACGCATCTGCGCTCGGAGGCCGCTGCAGCGCCCGATCCGGACAATCCGCGGTTTGCCGCGCATGAGTGTCACGTCGTTGCTTCGGCAAGCGTTTCGCTCGAAGCGGCGGCGGCCAAGGCGCGCGAACTCGGCATCGAGGCGCATATACTCTCGGACGCGATCGAGGGTGAAGCGCGCGATATCGGTCGCATGCATGCAGCGCTTGCCCGCGAAGTGGCGCTGAGAGACCGGCCGTTTGGCAAGCCGGTCGTACTGCTTTCCGGTGGTGAGACGACGGTGACGATTTCGGGCAAGGACTACGGCAAGGGCGGGCGCAACAGCGAGTTCCTGTTGTCGCTGGCGCTCGATATCGACGGCGTGTCGGGGATCGATGCGCTTGCCGCCGATACGGACGGCATCGACGGCTCCGAAGACAATGCCGGTGCCTTTGCAAATGGGCAGAGCATTGCCCGCATGCGGGCGGCTGGCATCGATCCACGTCTACATCTTACCCGGCACGACGCCTGGTCGGCCTTTGACGTGAGCGGCGATCTCTTCGTGCCCGGACCGACCGGAACCAACGTCAACGATTTCCGGGCGCTGTTGATTCGTTAG
- a CDS encoding aspartate aminotransferase family protein: MNQHTKPNAPVLDSYWMPFTANRQFKQAPRLLASAEGMHYTSTDGRTILDGTAGLWCVNAGHGRRQIASAVERQLSTMDFAPSFQMGHPIAFDFAERLAEIAPGPEGQKLDRVFFTGSGSESVDTALKMAIAYQRAIGQGTRTRLIGRERGYHGVGFGGISVGGILNNRRVFPQLPGSDHLRHTHDPAKNAFVKGQPEHGAELADDLERLVALHGAETIAACIVEPVAGSTGVLIPPKGYLERLRAICDKHGILLIFDEVITGFGRLGAAFATDFFGVTPDMVTAAKGLTNGAIPMGAVFASRKVHDALMHGPENAIELFHGYTYSGHPAACAAGIATLDIYRDEGLMTRAVELQDAWHDAMHSLKGLPHVIDIRTIGLIAGIELQSRDGAIGARAYDVFVDCFEKGLLIRVTGDIIAFSPPLIAEEKHFGEIVSILGDALKRAK, translated from the coding sequence ATGAACCAGCACACCAAACCCAACGCCCCCGTTCTCGACAGCTATTGGATGCCGTTTACCGCCAACCGGCAGTTCAAGCAGGCTCCGCGCCTGCTCGCGTCCGCCGAGGGCATGCACTACACCAGCACCGACGGCCGCACGATCCTCGACGGCACTGCCGGGCTCTGGTGCGTCAACGCTGGCCATGGCCGCCGTCAGATCGCGTCTGCCGTCGAGCGCCAGCTGTCGACGATGGATTTTGCGCCCTCGTTCCAGATGGGCCATCCGATTGCCTTCGATTTTGCCGAGCGCCTCGCCGAAATCGCGCCGGGTCCGGAAGGCCAGAAGCTCGACCGCGTCTTCTTCACCGGTTCGGGTTCTGAATCGGTCGACACGGCCCTGAAGATGGCGATCGCCTATCAGCGCGCGATCGGCCAGGGCACCCGCACGCGCCTGATCGGCCGAGAACGCGGCTATCACGGTGTCGGCTTCGGCGGCATTTCGGTCGGTGGCATCCTCAACAACCGCCGCGTCTTCCCGCAGCTTCCTGGCTCCGACCACCTGCGCCACACGCATGACCCCGCGAAGAACGCCTTCGTCAAGGGCCAGCCGGAACACGGCGCCGAGCTTGCCGACGATCTCGAGCGGCTGGTGGCGCTGCATGGCGCCGAAACCATCGCCGCCTGCATCGTCGAGCCGGTCGCCGGCTCAACCGGCGTGCTGATCCCGCCGAAGGGATATCTTGAGCGTCTGCGCGCCATCTGCGACAAGCACGGCATCCTGTTGATCTTCGACGAAGTCATCACCGGCTTCGGACGCCTCGGCGCCGCCTTTGCCACCGACTTCTTCGGTGTAACCCCGGATATGGTGACGGCGGCCAAGGGTCTCACCAACGGTGCGATCCCGATGGGCGCGGTCTTTGCCAGCCGCAAGGTGCATGACGCGCTGATGCATGGGCCCGAAAACGCGATCGAGCTCTTCCACGGCTACACCTATTCCGGCCATCCGGCCGCCTGCGCTGCCGGTATCGCCACGCTCGACATCTACCGCGACGAGGGCCTCATGACCCGCGCCGTCGAGCTGCAGGACGCCTGGCACGACGCCATGCACTCGCTGAAGGGCCTGCCTCATGTCATCGACATCCGCACGATCGGCCTGATCGCCGGCATCGAGTTGCAGTCGCGCGACGGCGCAATCGGCGCCCGCGCCTACGACGTCTTCGTCGATTGCTTCGAGAAGGGCCTGCTGATCCGCGTCACCGGCGACATCATAGCCTTCTCGCCGCCACTGATCGCCGAAGAGAAACATTTTGGCGAGATCGTCTCGATCCTCGGCGATGCGCTGAAGCGCGCCAAGTAA
- a CDS encoding LysR family transcriptional regulator — MKLSRRLVPDVTTLQAFECAARHGSFTQAAAELNLTQSAVSRQIKDLENQLGVLLFERVRQRVILSDAGQKFLPEVRRLLNQTEELMVRAMASARADSTLSIASLPTFGSRWLVPRLPDFLKRHPDTVINIASRSAPFDFEEQNFDLAIHYGQPVWARATCSYLCSEIIVPAASPAMLATHPVASPEDIVTGPMLHLATRPKLWAQWFEANDMDGRGAYRGNRFDQFSMVIEAATAGLGFALLPRYLIEQEIAAGTLQIVLDRPMQTENSYYLAVPEGKLENPISLAFREWITEQVG; from the coding sequence ATGAAGTTGAGCCGAAGACTGGTTCCCGACGTGACGACGCTGCAGGCGTTCGAATGCGCGGCGCGACACGGCAGCTTCACGCAGGCCGCAGCCGAGTTGAACCTCACGCAGAGCGCCGTCAGTCGCCAGATCAAGGATCTCGAAAACCAGCTCGGGGTGCTCTTGTTCGAGCGCGTGCGTCAGCGGGTGATCCTGTCGGATGCCGGGCAGAAGTTTCTGCCGGAGGTGCGTCGCCTGCTCAACCAGACCGAGGAACTGATGGTGCGGGCGATGGCGTCTGCCAGGGCGGATTCAACGCTCTCGATCGCGTCATTGCCGACTTTCGGCAGCCGCTGGCTGGTACCGCGTCTTCCCGATTTCCTCAAGCGCCATCCGGACACGGTGATCAACATCGCCTCGCGCTCTGCGCCGTTCGATTTCGAGGAGCAGAATTTCGATCTGGCTATCCATTACGGGCAGCCGGTCTGGGCGCGCGCGACCTGCAGTTATCTCTGCAGTGAGATCATCGTGCCCGCCGCAAGTCCCGCCATGCTGGCAACCCATCCGGTTGCCTCCCCTGAAGATATCGTCACGGGGCCGATGCTCCATCTCGCCACAAGGCCAAAACTCTGGGCGCAATGGTTCGAGGCCAACGACATGGACGGGCGCGGCGCTTATCGCGGCAACCGTTTCGATCAGTTTTCCATGGTGATCGAGGCGGCGACCGCCGGGCTCGGCTTTGCTCTTTTGCCACGCTACCTGATCGAGCAGGAAATTGCCGCCGGCACGCTGCAGATCGTGCTCGACCGGCCGATGCAGACGGAAAACAGCTATTACCTCGCCGTGCCCGAGGGCAAGCTAGAAAACCCGATCAGCCTGGCGTTTCGCGAGTGGATCACCGAGCAGGTGGGCTGA
- a CDS encoding VOC family protein produces the protein MKENSFVSADDIRSAFSAAMSVMYREEVPAYGTLMELVAKVNDDTLAADPKLKERLDATDSLDRISEERHGAIRLGTPAELAMMRRVFAVMGMYPVGYYDLSTAGVPVHSTAFRPVGDAALKRNPFRVFTSLLRLDLIADETLRAEAEVILAARQIFTAGAVELTEKAERDGGLDKVDAERFVSEVLETFRWHDKANVSPDMYKRLHDAHRLIADVVSFKGPHINHLTPRTLDIDKVQALMPEYAIAPKAVVEGPPTRKCPILLRQTSFKALEEPVSFKDADGTWKEGSHTARFGEIEQRGIALTPKGRALYDELLDASRKIVRPAADGSNAREYEAALAGAFEPFPDTWAGIREAGLGYFSYSLTEKGRKAGVSSKHDIEALIAAGLVQFDAIVYEDFLPVSAAGIFQSNLGDGAQQDFVASPNQKRFEADLGATVLNEFDHYAGIEQASIESCIQALTGAIAAE, from the coding sequence GTGAAAGAGAATAGTTTCGTATCCGCCGACGACATCCGCTCGGCCTTTTCCGCAGCCATGTCGGTCATGTACCGCGAAGAGGTGCCGGCCTACGGCACGCTGATGGAGCTGGTCGCCAAGGTCAACGACGATACGCTCGCCGCCGACCCCAAGCTGAAGGAGCGCCTCGACGCGACGGACTCGCTCGACCGCATCTCCGAGGAGCGCCACGGCGCGATTCGGCTCGGCACCCCCGCCGAACTCGCTATGATGCGCCGCGTCTTCGCCGTCATGGGCATGTACCCGGTCGGCTACTACGATCTCTCGACCGCTGGCGTTCCCGTGCATTCGACCGCCTTCCGCCCGGTCGGCGACGCCGCGTTGAAGCGTAATCCGTTCCGCGTCTTCACCTCGCTGCTCCGTCTCGACCTCATCGCCGATGAAACGCTGCGTGCCGAAGCCGAAGTTATTCTGGCCGCGCGCCAGATCTTCACCGCCGGCGCCGTCGAACTCACGGAAAAGGCCGAGCGCGACGGCGGTCTCGACAAGGTGGATGCAGAGCGCTTCGTCTCGGAAGTGCTCGAAACATTTCGTTGGCACGACAAGGCCAATGTCAGCCCCGACATGTACAAGCGCCTGCATGACGCCCATCGCCTGATCGCCGACGTCGTCTCCTTCAAGGGCCCACACATCAACCACCTGACGCCGCGCACGCTCGACATCGACAAGGTGCAGGCGCTGATGCCGGAATACGCGATTGCCCCGAAGGCCGTCGTCGAGGGCCCGCCGACCCGCAAGTGCCCGATCCTGTTGCGCCAGACCTCGTTCAAGGCGCTCGAAGAGCCGGTTTCCTTCAAGGATGCCGACGGCACCTGGAAGGAAGGCTCGCACACCGCCCGCTTCGGCGAGATCGAACAGCGCGGCATCGCGCTGACACCCAAGGGCCGCGCGCTTTACGACGAACTGCTCGACGCCTCGCGCAAGATCGTCCGCCCGGCGGCCGACGGTTCCAACGCGCGCGAATACGAAGCGGCACTTGCCGGGGCTTTCGAGCCTTTCCCGGACACCTGGGCAGGCATCCGCGAAGCCGGGCTCGGCTACTTCAGCTATTCGCTGACGGAAAAAGGCCGCAAGGCCGGCGTCTCCAGCAAGCACGACATCGAAGCGTTGATCGCCGCTGGCCTCGTCCAGTTCGACGCGATCGTCTATGAAGACTTCCTGCCGGTCAGCGCCGCTGGCATCTTCCAGTCGAACCTCGGCGACGGGGCGCAGCAGGATTTCGTCGCCAGCCCGAACCAGAAGCGCTTCGAGGCCGATCTCGGTGCGACCGTGCTCAACGAGTTCGATCACTATGCCGGTATCGAGCAGGCTTCGATCGAAAGCTGCATTCAGGCCTTGACCGGCGCCATCGCTGCGGAATGA
- a CDS encoding aldehyde dehydrogenase family protein, whose amino-acid sequence MNIATKKVDVTKEAAALLEKMGVAKELYTGGDMPSYSPVTGEKIAALKTVSAAEAAAKIDQAHEAFKAWRLVPAPKRGELIRLLGEELRAFKADLGRLVSIEAGKITSEGLGEVQEMIDICDFAVGLSRQLYGLTIATERPGHRMMETWHPLGVVGVISAFNFPVAVWSWNTALALVCGNSVVWKPSEKTPLTALASQAIFERALARFGDAPEGLSQVLIGDRTVGEVLVDNPKVPLVSATGSTRMGRDVGPRLAKRFARAILELGGNNAGIVCPSADLDMALRAIAFGAMGTAGQRCTTMRRLFVHESVYDQLVPRLKKAYGSVSVGNPLETTALVGPLVDKAAFDGMQKAIAEAKSHGGTVTGGERVELGYDNGYYAKPALVEMPKQAGPVLEETFAPILYVMKYSDFDAVVADHNAVAAGLSSSIFTRDMQESERFLAVDGSDCGIANVNIGTSGAEIGGAFGGEKETGGGRESGSDSWKAYMRRATNTVNYSKALPLAQGVSFDIE is encoded by the coding sequence ATGAACATCGCAACCAAGAAAGTCGACGTGACCAAGGAAGCCGCGGCGCTTCTCGAAAAGATGGGCGTCGCCAAGGAACTCTACACCGGCGGCGACATGCCGTCCTATAGCCCGGTCACCGGCGAGAAGATCGCGGCCCTCAAGACGGTTTCGGCCGCTGAAGCCGCCGCCAAGATCGACCAGGCGCATGAAGCCTTCAAGGCCTGGCGCCTGGTTCCCGCCCCGAAGCGCGGCGAACTGATCCGCCTGCTCGGCGAAGAACTGCGCGCCTTCAAGGCAGACCTCGGCCGCCTGGTTTCGATCGAAGCCGGCAAGATCACCTCCGAAGGCCTCGGCGAAGTGCAGGAAATGATCGACATCTGCGATTTCGCAGTCGGCCTTTCCCGCCAGCTCTATGGCCTGACGATCGCCACCGAGCGTCCCGGCCACCGCATGATGGAAACCTGGCACCCGCTTGGTGTCGTCGGCGTCATCTCCGCCTTCAACTTCCCGGTCGCCGTCTGGTCGTGGAACACCGCACTGGCGCTCGTCTGCGGCAACTCCGTCGTCTGGAAGCCGTCGGAAAAGACCCCGCTCACGGCGCTTGCCTCGCAGGCGATCTTCGAGCGCGCGCTCGCCCGCTTTGGCGATGCGCCGGAAGGCCTGTCGCAGGTCCTGATCGGTGACCGCACCGTCGGTGAAGTTCTCGTCGACAACCCCAAGGTTCCGCTCGTATCGGCCACCGGCTCGACCCGCATGGGCCGCGACGTCGGTCCGCGCCTCGCCAAGCGCTTTGCCCGCGCCATCCTCGAGCTCGGCGGCAACAATGCCGGCATCGTCTGCCCGTCGGCCGATCTCGACATGGCGCTGCGCGCCATCGCCTTCGGCGCCATGGGCACCGCCGGCCAGCGTTGCACCACCATGCGCCGCCTGTTCGTGCATGAAAGCGTCTACGACCAGCTCGTTCCGCGCCTGAAGAAGGCCTACGGTTCGGTCTCTGTCGGTAACCCGCTCGAAACCACCGCCCTCGTCGGCCCGCTCGTCGACAAGGCTGCCTTCGACGGCATGCAGAAGGCAATCGCCGAAGCCAAGTCGCATGGCGGCACCGTCACTGGCGGCGAGCGCGTCGAGCTCGGTTATGACAACGGCTACTACGCCAAGCCCGCTCTCGTCGAAATGCCCAAGCAGGCCGGACCGGTTCTCGAAGAAACCTTCGCGCCGATCCTCTACGTCATGAAGTACAGCGACTTCGACGCCGTCGTTGCCGACCACAATGCGGTCGCAGCCGGCCTGTCGTCCTCGATCTTCACCCGCGACATGCAGGAATCCGAGCGCTTCCTCGCCGTCGATGGCTCGGATTGCGGTATCGCCAACGTCAACATCGGCACCTCGGGCGCCGAAATCGGTGGCGCCTTCGGCGGTGAGAAGGAAACCGGCGGCGGCCGCGAATCCGGTTCGGACTCGTGGAAGGCCTACATGCGCCGCGCCACCAACACGGTGAACTATTCGAAGGCCCTGCCGCTGGCGCAGGGCGTGTCGTTCGACATCGAATAA
- a CDS encoding cupin domain-containing protein, giving the protein MTVDIGSRLRHLRLMHNLSQRELAKRAGVTNSTISLIESNASNPSVGALKRILDGIPIGLAEFFSFEPERPRKAFYAAEELVEIGKGPISYRQIGENLFGRSLQILKEVYQPGADTGKVPLVHDGEEGGIVLSGRIEVTVDDERRILGPGDAYYFESRRPHRFRCVGPVPCEVISACTPPTF; this is encoded by the coding sequence ATGACCGTCGATATCGGAAGCCGGCTTCGTCATCTCCGCCTGATGCACAATCTGTCGCAGCGCGAACTGGCCAAGCGCGCCGGCGTCACCAATTCGACGATCTCGCTGATCGAGTCGAACGCCTCCAATCCTTCCGTCGGTGCGCTGAAGCGTATTCTCGACGGCATTCCAATCGGGCTTGCGGAATTCTTCTCCTTCGAGCCGGAACGACCGCGCAAGGCGTTCTATGCGGCGGAGGAACTGGTCGAGATCGGCAAGGGGCCGATTTCGTATCGCCAGATCGGCGAAAACCTCTTCGGCCGCAGCCTGCAGATCCTGAAAGAGGTCTATCAGCCGGGCGCCGATACCGGGAAAGTGCCGCTGGTGCATGACGGCGAGGAAGGGGGCATCGTATTGTCGGGCCGCATCGAGGTCACCGTCGACGATGAGCGGCGGATCCTGGGACCGGGGGATGCCTATTATTTTGAAAGCCGGCGGCCGCATCGTTTCCGCTGCGTTGGGCCGGTGCCTTGCGAAGTGATCAGCGCCTGTACGCCGCCGACGTTCTAG
- a CDS encoding pyridoxal phosphate-dependent aminotransferase: MTINATVKEAGFEPASRISSIGVSEILKIGARAQAMKREGKPVIILGAGEPDFDTPDFVKDAACEAIKRGDTKYTALDGTPELKKAIREKFQRENGLAYEQDEITVSTGAKQILFNAMMASINPGDEVVIPTPYWTSYSDIVQICEGKPVLIPCDASSGFRLTADKLEAAITPKTRWVLLNSPSNPSGAAYSASDYRPLLDVLLKHPHVWLLVDDMYEHIVYDGFRFVTPAQLEPRLKDRTLTVNGVSKAYAMTGWRIGYAGGPRDLIKAMAVVQSQATSCPSSVSQAASVAALTGPQEFLKERTASFQRRRDLVVTGLNAIDGLDCRVPEGAFYTFSGCAGMLGKVTPSGKAIATDTDFCAYLLDDAHVAVVPGSAFGLSPFFRISYATSEAELKEALKRIADACARLS; this comes from the coding sequence ATGACCATCAACGCAACGGTCAAGGAGGCGGGCTTTGAGCCCGCCTCGCGGATCTCCTCGATCGGGGTGTCCGAAATCCTGAAGATCGGCGCTCGCGCGCAAGCGATGAAGCGCGAAGGCAAGCCGGTCATCATCCTCGGTGCGGGCGAACCGGATTTCGACACGCCCGACTTCGTCAAGGACGCCGCCTGCGAGGCGATCAAGCGCGGTGACACCAAGTACACCGCCCTCGACGGCACGCCGGAACTGAAGAAGGCGATCCGCGAAAAGTTCCAGCGTGAAAACGGCCTTGCCTACGAGCAGGACGAGATCACGGTTTCGACCGGCGCCAAGCAGATCCTGTTCAACGCCATGATGGCGTCGATCAATCCGGGCGACGAGGTGGTCATCCCGACGCCCTACTGGACCTCCTATTCGGATATCGTCCAGATCTGCGAAGGCAAGCCGGTTCTGATCCCCTGCGACGCCTCCTCCGGCTTCCGGCTGACCGCCGACAAGCTCGAGGCCGCAATCACGCCGAAGACGCGCTGGGTGCTTTTGAACTCGCCTTCGAACCCGTCGGGTGCCGCCTACAGCGCGAGCGACTACCGGCCGCTGCTCGACGTGCTCCTCAAGCATCCGCATGTGTGGCTGCTGGTCGACGACATGTACGAGCACATCGTCTATGACGGCTTCCGCTTCGTCACCCCGGCCCAGCTCGAGCCCCGCCTCAAGGACCGCACGCTCACGGTCAACGGCGTCTCCAAGGCCTATGCCATGACCGGCTGGCGCATCGGCTATGCCGGCGGTCCGCGCGACCTGATCAAGGCGATGGCTGTTGTCCAGAGCCAGGCGACCTCCTGCCCCTCCTCCGTCAGCCAGGCCGCTTCGGTTGCCGCGCTGACTGGTCCGCAGGAGTTCCTGAAGGAACGGACCGCCAGCTTCCAGCGCCGCCGCGATCTCGTCGTTACCGGCCTCAATGCCATCGACGGCCTCGATTGCCGCGTCCCGGAAGGTGCCTTCTACACCTTCTCCGGCTGCGCCGGCATGCTCGGCAAGGTCACGCCCTCGGGCAAGGCAATCGCAACGGATACGGACTTCTGCGCCTACCTCCTCGACGACGCCCACGTCGCCGTTGTTCCGGGCTCGGCCTTCGGTCTCTCGCCGTTCTTCCGCATTTCCTATGCGACCTCGGAAGCGGAACTGAAGGAAGCGCTCAAACGCATCGCCGACGCCTGCGCTCGGCTTTCTTGA
- a CDS encoding Dabb family protein has translation MIRHCVFIRFRPEISSEEKAVIFGEIAALKARLQGFLAAHIGANVSPEVGMDKGFAEGFIVDFTDAAARDAYLEDEEHRKTGAKIVAAAEGGIAGIFVYDLEIAG, from the coding sequence ATGATCCGCCATTGTGTCTTCATTCGCTTCCGCCCCGAAATCTCCAGCGAGGAGAAGGCGGTGATCTTCGGGGAGATTGCCGCGCTGAAGGCCCGGCTACAGGGATTTCTTGCCGCCCATATCGGCGCCAATGTCAGCCCGGAAGTGGGCATGGACAAGGGCTTTGCCGAAGGCTTCATCGTCGACTTCACTGACGCGGCGGCGCGCGATGCCTATCTGGAAGACGAGGAGCACCGCAAGACCGGCGCCAAGATCGTTGCTGCGGCCGAGGGCGGCATTGCCGGCATCTTCGTCTACGATCTCGAAATCGCCGGCTGA